Proteins from a genomic interval of Niabella soli DSM 19437:
- a CDS encoding carbohydrate porin, which produces MNLKRTLLALGMVLSLFSQGLKAQEEKKVSKWTTHFQTTVIAQKHSGFKALYSGENSLADSVEPTVTSLTATLFLGRKLWKGASVYVNPEVSGGKGLSFARGVAGALNGETYRVGEVAPAVFIARAYLQQHIPIGNTTYETVQDDVNQVTELVPTSRITISAGKFAISDFFDDNPYSKDPRTQFLNWSVWANGAWDYPANTRGYTEGVVAELVKPKWTLRVATVAVPRIANFHLMEYQITKAHSETFELEHKLSINKRPGAISLIVSNTHSQAPSYADGISAVQTGDSAILKVINGEEEHHAYGGKKLGIGLNIGQELADGVGVFSRLGWNDGKYASWAFTEIDRTATAGVSVNGSRWKRSGDVWGLSGALNGISKPHRDFLKAGGYGFIIGDGKLNYGSEGIIETYYSAQLAKFLWLTFDYQFVNNPGYNKDRGPVHAFAVRGHVTF; this is translated from the coding sequence ATGAACCTGAAACGAACGTTACTGGCACTTGGAATGGTTTTGTCCTTGTTTAGCCAGGGATTAAAGGCGCAGGAAGAAAAAAAAGTTTCCAAATGGACGACGCATTTTCAAACCACCGTTATTGCTCAAAAACATTCGGGGTTTAAGGCCCTGTACAGCGGTGAAAATTCTTTGGCGGATTCGGTGGAGCCAACCGTAACCAGCCTGACCGCTACGCTGTTCCTGGGAAGAAAACTCTGGAAAGGCGCTTCGGTTTATGTAAACCCGGAGGTATCCGGCGGCAAGGGCCTTAGCTTTGCCCGCGGGGTGGCCGGTGCGCTGAATGGCGAAACCTACCGCGTGGGGGAAGTAGCGCCCGCTGTTTTTATTGCGCGGGCCTACCTGCAACAGCACATCCCGATTGGGAACACTACCTATGAAACCGTGCAGGATGACGTAAACCAGGTAACGGAGCTGGTGCCCACCAGCCGGATCACGATCAGCGCCGGTAAATTTGCCATTTCTGATTTTTTTGATGATAACCCCTATAGCAAGGACCCCCGCACGCAGTTCCTTAACTGGTCCGTTTGGGCCAACGGCGCCTGGGATTATCCGGCCAATACGAGAGGCTATACGGAGGGCGTTGTGGCGGAACTGGTAAAACCCAAATGGACCCTGCGGGTGGCAACGGTAGCTGTGCCGCGGATCGCTAATTTTCATTTGATGGAATACCAAATCACCAAAGCGCATTCTGAAACTTTTGAACTGGAACACAAACTTTCCATTAACAAACGACCGGGCGCCATAAGCCTTATTGTGAGCAATACGCATTCGCAGGCGCCCTCTTATGCGGATGGGATCAGCGCGGTGCAAACGGGAGATTCGGCGATACTTAAAGTGATCAACGGTGAAGAGGAGCACCACGCGTACGGGGGTAAAAAACTGGGGATAGGATTGAACATTGGTCAGGAGCTTGCGGATGGCGTGGGTGTATTTAGTCGCCTGGGCTGGAACGATGGAAAATATGCTTCCTGGGCTTTTACGGAAATTGACCGGACGGCAACCGCGGGCGTATCGGTAAACGGCTCGCGCTGGAAGCGCAGTGGCGATGTGTGGGGCCTCTCCGGTGCACTGAATGGTATTTCGAAGCCGCACCGGGATTTTCTGAAAGCCGGCGGCTATGGGTTTATTATTGGCGATGGAAAACTGAATTACGGTTCGGAGGGAATTATTGAAACCTACTACAGTGCGCAATTAGCGAAGTTCTTATGGCTGACGTTTGATTACCAGTTTGTAAATAATCCGGGGTATAATAAAGACCGCGGACCGGTGCATGCGTTTGCGGTGCGGGGGCATGTGACGTTTTAG
- a CDS encoding Abi family protein produces the protein MKYTKKPETAEHCCSILKERGLIINDPERAIKYLKNVGYFRLTGYMFHLQSKDGKHNFAEGTKFEDIIALYQFDKKLRGIIAENLESIEICLRAKLTDKYSVQYGFFWYTDSTLFDDKEIFDNINREIQETFNDPKELFLKRFKNKYTMERIPPSNMALETLSLGKLARLFKVLKSRDGKSEIANEFNLPTATLTSWYIYLANVRNICAHHSRLWNKKVTADRPIFPSREKYRFKGVVFDDSNTTLYGIISMIDRLLISFDPGNRFAQKIEDLIEAYSINCTLMGFPENWAATANWKAK, from the coding sequence ATGAAATACACTAAAAAACCAGAAACCGCTGAACATTGTTGTTCTATCCTTAAGGAAAGAGGATTAATCATTAACGATCCCGAAAGAGCCATAAAATACCTGAAAAATGTTGGATATTTTAGATTGACAGGGTATATGTTTCATCTGCAAAGTAAAGATGGTAAACACAATTTTGCAGAAGGAACAAAATTTGAGGATATAATCGCTCTTTATCAATTTGATAAAAAATTGAGAGGAATTATTGCTGAAAATTTGGAAAGCATTGAAATTTGTTTAAGGGCAAAGCTAACGGACAAATACAGCGTTCAATATGGATTCTTTTGGTATACAGATAGCACCTTGTTTGACGATAAAGAAATATTTGACAACATCAATAGGGAAATTCAGGAAACTTTTAACGATCCCAAAGAGCTGTTTCTTAAGCGGTTCAAGAATAAATATACAATGGAGCGTATTCCTCCATCAAATATGGCGCTTGAAACCTTATCGTTGGGTAAACTTGCAAGATTATTTAAGGTATTAAAAAGCAGAGATGGTAAATCGGAAATTGCGAACGAATTTAATTTGCCAACGGCCACCCTTACATCCTGGTATATTTATTTAGCTAATGTTAGAAATATTTGCGCCCATCATTCACGGTTATGGAACAAGAAAGTTACAGCAGACAGACCTATATTTCCAAGCCGTGAAAAATATAGATTCAAAGGAGTGGTTTTTGACGATTCAAATACCACGCTTTATGGGATCATTTCAATGATAGACCGATTGCTGATTTCTTTCGACCCCGGTAATAGGTTTGCCCAAAAAATTGAAGATTTGATTGAGGCGTATTCAATTAATTGCACCTTAATGGGGTTCCCGGAAAATTGGGCGGCAACCGCAAATTGGAAAGCAAAGTAG
- a CDS encoding ABC transporter substrate-binding protein, which translates to MIKRTFAYYYILTVFICCACCIGCKDNADKGRKIFRYNEFAGIASLDPAFAKNLSTMWPAHQLFNSLVEIGDSLTIKPSLATHWTIADDKRTYTFYLRNDVFFHDDAVFPNGKGRRMVASDIVFSLNRIIDPKVASPGAWIFNGKVDSLHPFTAINDTVFQLKLAKPYQPILGILAMQYCSVVAPEAVQKFGVDFRSHPVGTGPFQFVAWEEGQGLVFKKNPHYFEKDSAGNRLPYLDGVKISFKDSRATEFLLFRQKSLDFINELDPSFKDEVMTKKGELRKEWKGQIRLLTHPYLNTEYLGILVDTALPIVKASPLRFKKVRQAINYGFDRRKMILYLRNSLGTAAESGFVPKGLPSFNDSIVKGYSYDPEKAARLLKEAGFPNGNGLPAIKLLTVSVYADFANFIAKQLEEIGVKIQVEVVQKALLFEMTANSRAVFFRAGWIADYPDAENYLSVFYSKNPAPPNYTRYKNPEFDAVFEKAIAETNDSLRYVLYRKADQIAIDDAPVVPLWYDKVVQLVQPNVKNFHPNALNLLELRHTIIE; encoded by the coding sequence ATGATAAAAAGAACTTTTGCATATTATTATATTCTAACAGTATTCATTTGTTGTGCCTGTTGCATTGGCTGTAAAGATAACGCAGATAAGGGTAGAAAAATTTTCAGGTATAATGAATTTGCAGGCATCGCATCGCTCGATCCGGCTTTTGCCAAGAACCTTTCCACTATGTGGCCGGCGCACCAGTTGTTCAACTCTTTGGTAGAGATCGGGGATAGTCTTACTATTAAACCGTCGCTGGCTACGCATTGGACTATTGCTGATGATAAACGTACCTATACTTTTTACCTCCGGAATGATGTGTTTTTTCACGATGATGCTGTTTTCCCAAATGGCAAGGGCAGAAGAATGGTGGCTTCGGATATTGTTTTTAGTCTGAACCGGATCATTGATCCAAAAGTGGCCAGCCCCGGCGCCTGGATCTTTAACGGCAAAGTGGATTCCCTGCATCCCTTTACTGCCATCAATGATACCGTGTTTCAATTAAAGCTGGCAAAACCCTATCAACCGATATTGGGCATTCTGGCTATGCAATATTGCTCGGTGGTAGCGCCGGAAGCGGTGCAAAAATTTGGGGTGGATTTCAGAAGCCATCCCGTGGGTACAGGCCCCTTTCAGTTTGTGGCCTGGGAAGAAGGACAGGGGCTGGTGTTTAAAAAGAATCCGCATTATTTTGAAAAAGACAGTGCCGGCAACCGGCTGCCCTATCTCGATGGCGTTAAAATAAGTTTTAAAGACAGCCGTGCAACGGAGTTCTTATTGTTCCGGCAGAAAAGTCTTGATTTTATTAATGAGCTGGACCCCAGTTTTAAAGATGAAGTGATGACGAAAAAAGGAGAACTGCGGAAAGAGTGGAAGGGGCAGATCCGGTTATTGACGCATCCTTATCTGAATACGGAATACCTGGGCATACTGGTTGATACGGCGTTGCCCATTGTAAAAGCTTCTCCGCTACGGTTTAAAAAAGTACGGCAGGCCATCAATTATGGATTTGACCGGCGAAAGATGATCCTGTACCTGCGCAATTCTTTGGGCACCGCCGCAGAATCGGGCTTTGTGCCCAAAGGACTTCCGTCGTTTAATGATTCCATAGTGAAAGGTTATTCTTACGATCCGGAAAAGGCGGCCCGGTTATTAAAAGAAGCGGGCTTCCCCAATGGAAACGGGCTTCCGGCAATAAAATTACTTACCGTTTCGGTGTATGCAGATTTTGCCAATTTTATAGCAAAGCAATTAGAAGAAATTGGCGTAAAGATCCAGGTGGAAGTAGTGCAGAAAGCGTTGCTGTTTGAAATGACTGCCAACTCCAGGGCCGTGTTTTTCAGGGCCGGCTGGATTGCCGACTACCCCGATGCGGAAAATTACCTGTCTGTTTTTTATTCAAAGAACCCGGCGCCGCCCAACTATACGCGGTATAAAAACCCGGAGTTTGATGCCGTTTTTGAAAAAGCAATTGCGGAAACCAATGATTCCCTTCGTTATGTTTTATACCGAAAGGCCGACCAGATCGCTATCGACGATGCGCCCGTAGTTCCTTTATGGTACGATAAAGTAGTGCAACTGGTGCAGCCCAACGTAAAAAACTTTCACCCCAATGCGTTAAACCTGCTGGAGCTGCGGCATACGATTATTGAATAA
- a CDS encoding GIY-YIG nuclease family protein: MQKGGFVYILTNKLRTVLYIGVTSNLPSRLWEHEHHEIPGSFTDKYNVTLLIYYEWFDTINSAIEREKQLKGWIRKKKEQLIARKNPQWKVFNEEISKEIYSLLY, encoded by the coding sequence ATGCAAAAAGGCGGCTTTGTATACATACTAACCAACAAGCTAAGAACCGTTCTTTATATCGGCGTAACATCCAATCTCCCGTCACGGTTATGGGAGCACGAGCACCACGAGATACCCGGCAGCTTTACGGACAAATACAATGTAACACTACTCATTTATTATGAGTGGTTCGATACGATCAATTCGGCCATAGAACGGGAAAAACAGTTGAAGGGCTGGATCAGAAAAAAGAAAGAACAATTGATTGCACGAAAGAATCCGCAGTGGAAGGTTTTTAATGAGGAGATTTCTAAGGAGATATATAGTCTTTTGTATTAA
- a CDS encoding lipopolysaccharide biosynthesis protein, protein MSVQIRKHSIISSLVIYAGFAIGAVNVYLFTKEGLFTEEQYGLTQLFMATAQLLVSFASLGMPSYIYKFYHYYNDNLATRKNDMLAWALLTGLICFTIIFLLGIAFESLFSRKFSNGSALAVYYYYWMYPISFGLTIFGILEAYGWSLNKSIVTTFLKEVQWRILVTALIVLFIFKIIPDFDLFIKLYSFTYPVVAIILLAYLILTKKIHLTFKVSKVTRRYFKKIARFVLFVYSGVIIVSLSQQFDTIVLASVTEAGLKNVGIFTLAQFLTSLIQAPQRGIIAASIPFISKAWKDKKLQQIQSIYQRSSINQLLFASLLFILIALNYTDAIIALKLRTTFLLGFTPFILLGLKQIVDMGTGVNAQIIGTSTYWKFDLISSIILLVVMLPLTYILTKRYDLMGPSVANLISITIYNIIRIVFLWKKFRLFPFTINSLYAIILGSIVYVISWLLFKNMHGFPGLFIRSSFVLASFICGVYFLNLTPDFKPVLQSLVKRFKRK, encoded by the coding sequence ATGAGCGTACAGATACGAAAGCATAGCATTATTTCATCTTTGGTTATCTACGCGGGGTTTGCCATTGGCGCCGTAAATGTTTATCTGTTTACAAAAGAAGGTCTGTTTACGGAAGAACAGTACGGGCTTACACAGCTATTCATGGCCACAGCCCAACTGCTTGTATCTTTCGCTTCTTTGGGAATGCCCTCTTATATTTATAAGTTTTATCATTATTATAACGATAACCTCGCAACAAGAAAAAACGATATGCTGGCATGGGCTCTGCTAACAGGGCTAATATGCTTTACCATTATTTTTTTGTTGGGCATTGCGTTTGAAAGTCTTTTTTCAAGAAAATTCAGTAATGGCTCCGCACTGGCTGTTTACTATTATTACTGGATGTACCCGATCTCTTTCGGGTTAACCATTTTTGGAATATTGGAAGCCTACGGATGGAGCCTGAACAAATCGATCGTCACTACATTTTTAAAAGAAGTGCAATGGCGGATACTGGTAACAGCGCTTATCGTGTTATTTATTTTTAAGATTATCCCCGATTTTGATTTATTTATAAAGCTTTATTCTTTCACCTATCCTGTAGTGGCCATTATCCTGCTCGCCTATCTCATTCTTACTAAAAAGATCCATCTTACGTTTAAGGTAAGCAAGGTCACCCGCAGGTATTTTAAAAAAATAGCCCGTTTTGTTCTCTTTGTGTATTCAGGGGTAATTATTGTTTCTTTATCGCAGCAATTCGACACGATCGTGCTGGCTTCTGTAACCGAGGCGGGGTTAAAGAATGTGGGAATCTTTACCCTGGCCCAATTTTTAACCAGTTTGATCCAGGCGCCGCAACGTGGTATCATTGCCGCTTCCATTCCCTTTATATCAAAAGCCTGGAAAGACAAAAAACTGCAACAGATACAAAGTATTTATCAGCGCTCCTCTATCAATCAATTGTTATTTGCAAGTCTTTTATTTATTTTAATAGCGCTGAATTATACGGATGCCATCATCGCCCTGAAGTTACGAACTACTTTTTTGCTGGGTTTTACGCCGTTTATTCTGTTGGGCCTAAAACAGATCGTTGATATGGGCACGGGAGTAAATGCCCAGATCATTGGCACTTCAACTTACTGGAAATTTGACCTGATCAGCAGTATTATTCTTCTTGTGGTTATGCTTCCGCTCACCTATATCCTGACGAAACGCTATGACCTGATGGGCCCCTCTGTTGCCAACCTTATATCCATCACGATCTACAATATCATACGGATTGTATTTCTCTGGAAGAAATTCAGGTTGTTCCCGTTTACCATAAACTCTCTTTATGCCATTATCTTAGGCAGCATCGTTTATGTGATAAGCTGGCTTTTATTTAAAAATATGCACGGCTTTCCGGGTCTTTTTATACGTAGCAGTTTCGTTCTGGCTTCTTTTATCTGCGGTGTATACTTCCTAAACCTTACGCCCGATTTCAAACCCGTGCTGCAATCGCTGGTGAAGCGGTTTAAAAGAAAATAA
- a CDS encoding AAA family ATPase — translation MITKFKSITNFAVFQNFNWDTTIRDGGNNAVTFKPINIFYGRNYSGKTTLSRIVRALETGSISDKYENPQFEVSIKEAADCTPNNLTAHGKKIRVFNEDFVKDNLRFIINSDESITPFAIIGGNATIEEEIRKFKDDLGDNEEGNESGFYLELKNANSIANIAYQAYQTENNSLSQQLNTKALDRTTGIKYRSDRFGDQNYTTAKLSADIETVLKSSFQALTDDEVTQKLNLLDEKANEDIPAVGKPNLNLKTVNAKAKELMTKSIISSNKIEQLLKDAILNRWVKEGRQIHKNKLEQCAFCGNHISEQRWNELDSHFDEESEKLEKEIDKTISEIEDLTRSVDGQLPINKNAFYSKFHSDLDRLISLRQCIVDKIKEELNRINENLKERKDDLLNSKRYIDINDNSKRLEWCWTIFDKYRNEANNYSSSLGNEQTEAKKLLRLSEVSGFVAAIQYTGKTARIQELKIASETEMQNKQAIEHKIQRQIEQIEDKERLMKDEEKGALKVNEYLNNFFGHDFLTLQAKEEAERKIHFEIIRNGKRAHHLSEGECSLIAFCYFMAKLEDVETKGSHPIIWIDDPISSLDSNHIFFVYSLINAEIISKQEFEQIFISTHNLDFLKYLKRLPGALNKNQCNYFLISREKENSRIRLMPRYLKDYVTEFNFLFHQIYMCSTADAEDEQQHNLFYNFGNNTRKFLEAFLYYKYPNANDQIEKLTKFFGDNRQASTMTDRINNELSHLEGLFERSMTPIDIPEMKKTAVFILDRIKEKDHEQYQALLLSIGVEIGIE, via the coding sequence ATGATAACAAAATTCAAATCAATAACTAACTTTGCAGTTTTCCAAAATTTTAATTGGGACACGACTATTCGAGATGGAGGCAACAATGCTGTTACATTCAAACCAATTAATATTTTTTACGGACGAAATTATTCTGGTAAAACAACACTTTCTCGAATAGTTAGAGCATTAGAAACAGGAAGCATTTCCGATAAATACGAAAATCCACAATTTGAAGTAAGTATTAAAGAGGCTGCAGATTGTACACCAAATAATTTAACAGCACATGGAAAAAAAATTAGGGTATTTAATGAGGACTTTGTAAAAGATAATCTTCGTTTCATCATAAATTCAGACGAGAGTATTACACCTTTTGCAATAATTGGCGGAAACGCAACAATTGAAGAAGAGATACGAAAATTCAAAGATGACTTGGGTGACAATGAGGAGGGCAACGAAAGCGGGTTTTATCTTGAACTTAAAAATGCTAACTCAATAGCTAATATAGCATATCAAGCGTATCAAACTGAAAATAATAGCTTAAGCCAACAATTAAATACAAAAGCATTAGACAGAACCACAGGTATAAAATATAGGTCTGATAGGTTTGGTGACCAAAACTATACCACAGCAAAGCTTTCAGCAGATATTGAAACTGTTTTAAAAAGCTCGTTTCAAGCCCTTACAGATGATGAAGTAACTCAAAAACTAAATTTGCTGGATGAAAAGGCGAATGAAGATATTCCTGCTGTAGGAAAGCCAAATTTAAATTTAAAAACGGTTAATGCAAAAGCTAAAGAGCTTATGACAAAATCAATCATCAGCTCTAATAAAATTGAACAGCTTTTGAAAGATGCTATCCTTAATCGTTGGGTTAAAGAAGGACGACAAATACACAAAAATAAACTTGAACAGTGCGCATTTTGCGGGAACCACATTTCCGAACAACGTTGGAACGAACTTGATAGTCATTTTGATGAAGAATCTGAAAAATTAGAAAAGGAGATTGATAAAACAATTTCGGAAATTGAAGATTTAACTCGAAGTGTTGATGGACAATTGCCAATCAATAAAAACGCTTTTTATTCAAAGTTTCATTCGGATTTAGATAGATTAATTTCACTAAGACAGTGTATTGTTGATAAAATAAAAGAGGAATTAAATCGTATTAATGAAAATCTTAAAGAACGTAAAGATGACCTGTTAAACTCAAAAAGATATATTGATATTAATGATAACAGCAAGCGGCTTGAATGGTGCTGGACAATATTTGACAAGTATAGAAATGAAGCTAATAATTATAGCAGCTCATTAGGAAATGAACAAACTGAAGCGAAGAAGTTACTACGATTGAGTGAAGTTAGTGGTTTTGTAGCAGCGATACAATATACTGGTAAAACTGCAAGGATACAAGAATTAAAAATAGCCTCCGAAACCGAAATGCAGAACAAACAAGCTATAGAACATAAAATACAAAGGCAAATCGAACAAATTGAAGACAAAGAACGTTTGATGAAAGATGAAGAAAAAGGAGCGCTAAAGGTAAACGAATATTTAAATAACTTTTTCGGACACGATTTTTTAACTCTACAGGCTAAAGAAGAAGCCGAAAGAAAAATACATTTTGAAATTATTAGGAATGGAAAAAGAGCCCATCATTTAAGCGAAGGAGAATGTAGTTTGATAGCATTTTGTTACTTTATGGCTAAACTTGAGGATGTTGAAACCAAAGGAAGTCATCCAATTATTTGGATTGATGACCCAATTTCAAGTTTGGACAGTAATCACATTTTTTTTGTATATAGTCTCATTAATGCAGAAATTATTTCGAAGCAAGAATTTGAACAAATATTTATTTCCACTCATAATCTTGATTTCCTGAAATACTTGAAACGACTTCCAGGTGCATTAAATAAAAATCAATGCAATTACTTTTTAATTTCAAGAGAAAAAGAAAATAGTAGAATTAGATTAATGCCAAGATATCTAAAAGACTATGTAACAGAGTTCAATTTTCTTTTTCACCAAATTTATATGTGCTCTACTGCTGATGCAGAGGATGAGCAGCAACACAATTTATTTTATAACTTTGGGAACAATACACGGAAGTTTTTGGAAGCATTTCTTTATTATAAGTATCCAAATGCCAATGACCAAATTGAAAAGCTAACAAAATTCTTTGGCGACAACAGACAAGCTTCTACAATGACAGATCGTATTAACAATGAGCTGTCGCACTTGGAAGGTTTGTTTGAACGAAGTATGACACCTATTGATATACCAGAAATGAAAAAAACAGCAGTATTTATATTGGACAGAATCAAAGAAAAAGACCATGAGCAATATCAGGCATTGTTATTAAGTATAGGTGTTGAAATTGGAATAGAATAA
- a CDS encoding helix-turn-helix domain-containing protein, whose protein sequence is MNKLEKRYNQEISLLGERLRKLREQKKLTQLDMEINSGINRTEISRIENGQKNIEFLTLVKLAIALDAELEDFFSESE, encoded by the coding sequence GTGAATAAACTTGAAAAGCGATATAATCAGGAAATTAGCCTATTGGGTGAACGCCTTCGAAAACTCCGGGAGCAAAAAAAGTTAACGCAGCTTGATATGGAAATTAATTCCGGAATTAACAGAACGGAAATTAGCAGAATAGAAAATGGACAAAAAAATATTGAATTTCTTACCCTTGTTAAATTAGCAATTGCTTTAGATGCTGAACTAGAAGATTTTTTTTCTGAATCTGAATAA
- a CDS encoding M1 family metallopeptidase: MIFFKNIIRPLFFLFLISGIANAQPLHQKKTFTHQDTLLGSNGSGRSWWNVIKYDINIKVDIAAQAIKGYNDITFSVLKKPKDGILQIDLQEPMEIEKVEEPGTHKPIRFERDGNVFWLHTTGFTANEQQKKIRIYFSGKPKVAVKPPWDGGWIWTKDSLGRPWVSSAVQGLGASNWLPCKDYQGDEPDKGVTFSISVPDELTAVSNGRLTAKTKNEDGTTAWKWTVTQPINTYLITPYIGHYTNFNDTIHGEKGKLDIGYWVLDYNLGKAKRHFPEVTKQMLHCFEYWFGPYPFYEDSYKLVDAPHLGMEHQSAVAYGNHYQNGYLGRDLSGTGWGLKWDFIIVHESGHEWFANNITSKDIADMWIHESFTNYSESLFTECQYGKKAGSEYVIGTRRAIRNDIPIIGPYGVNKEGSGDMYYKGGNMLNTIRYIINDDAKFRAILRGLNKTFYHQTVTTKQIEDYIIKQSGKPLQKIFDQYLRTTKVPVLRYTVNGNKVAYKWTNCVAGFAMPVQLENGKWLQPSEKEQQAGASILSEGKLAVNPNFFINVEKAGN, translated from the coding sequence ATGATTTTTTTCAAAAATATTATCAGGCCTTTATTTTTTCTTTTCCTGATCTCCGGCATTGCCAATGCACAACCGCTGCATCAAAAAAAAACATTTACCCACCAGGATACTCTTTTGGGCAGTAACGGCAGCGGAAGAAGCTGGTGGAACGTGATCAAATACGACATCAACATAAAAGTTGATATTGCTGCGCAGGCCATCAAAGGGTATAATGATATTACTTTTTCTGTTTTAAAAAAACCGAAGGATGGCATCCTGCAGATCGATTTACAGGAGCCGATGGAAATTGAAAAAGTAGAGGAGCCTGGTACACACAAGCCCATCCGTTTTGAAAGAGACGGGAATGTTTTCTGGTTACATACCACTGGCTTTACAGCCAACGAGCAGCAAAAGAAAATACGGATCTATTTCAGCGGTAAACCAAAAGTAGCCGTTAAACCTCCGTGGGACGGCGGCTGGATCTGGACCAAAGATTCATTAGGCCGGCCCTGGGTTAGCTCCGCTGTACAGGGCCTGGGCGCCAGCAACTGGCTGCCCTGCAAAGATTACCAGGGAGATGAGCCTGATAAAGGCGTAACCTTTAGCATCAGCGTACCCGATGAGCTGACTGCTGTAAGCAACGGAAGGTTAACAGCAAAAACAAAAAATGAGGATGGCACCACCGCCTGGAAATGGACGGTAACACAGCCGATCAATACCTACCTCATCACGCCCTATATCGGTCATTATACGAACTTTAATGATACGATACACGGCGAAAAAGGGAAGCTGGATATCGGCTACTGGGTGTTGGATTATAATCTTGGAAAAGCAAAAAGACATTTCCCGGAGGTTACCAAACAAATGTTGCATTGCTTTGAATACTGGTTTGGTCCCTACCCTTTTTATGAAGACAGTTATAAATTAGTAGATGCACCGCACCTGGGCATGGAGCACCAAAGTGCTGTTGCTTATGGTAATCATTACCAGAACGGCTATCTTGGCCGCGACCTTAGTGGCACCGGCTGGGGATTGAAATGGGATTTTATTATTGTACATGAAAGCGGGCATGAATGGTTCGCAAATAATATCACTTCGAAAGATATTGCGGACATGTGGATACACGAGAGTTTTACCAACTACAGCGAATCCCTTTTTACCGAATGTCAATACGGGAAAAAAGCAGGATCTGAATATGTGATCGGCACCAGGAGAGCGATACGTAACGACATCCCTATCATTGGCCCCTATGGCGTGAACAAGGAAGGCAGTGGCGACATGTATTACAAGGGTGGCAATATGCTGAACACGATCCGGTATATAATTAATGATGACGCAAAGTTCAGAGCAATTTTACGCGGATTAAATAAGACGTTCTACCATCAAACCGTAACTACAAAACAGATTGAAGATTACATCATCAAACAATCCGGCAAGCCCCTGCAGAAGATATTTGACCAATACCTGAGAACCACAAAAGTGCCTGTTTTAAGATATACCGTCAACGGAAATAAGGTAGCCTATAAATGGACCAACTGTGTAGCAGGATTTGCAATGCCCGTGCAACTGGAAAATGGCAAATGGCTGCAGCCCTCAGAAAAAGAACAGCAGGCCGGTGCATCTATTTTAAGTGAGGGAAAACTGGCCGTGAATCCAAACTTTTTTATTAACGTGGAAAAGGCGGGGAACTAG